DNA from Doryrhamphus excisus isolate RoL2022-K1 chromosome 19, RoL_Dexc_1.0, whole genome shotgun sequence:
ttgttcattttaatctggaaaaaaattatttgtctacccaccaactatatgtggtttcttaagtttttattatttgccgttttattattattattatatttatttatttctgataaattgattttctttattcttgatttgtttatttatttttcatcttattttgtgcagaaaaataaaaattaacatatttgagaacagtggaatgttttatcagagcttttattgtagaaaattgaaaccaaagcaaagtttattaatttttccgtttttaataaatgcgtttttttttttttttttggaaaacctgatgcggcccagtctcgcccagaccctagctccagtggcccccaagtaaattgagtttgagacccctgatttaaaggaTAACCACTTaccacttaccacttccacacggatagggaggataactattaacagttatttaacctttaacatgaacattaatcaaacgtaatcattttttctgggtacatgataccatacagaatccatatcaaacctACGCGGTAGTTCTGAAGTATAACTTCTGACTTATGGAGGTATGGGGAAATAACCACTGCCTCTGTTTCCCAGGTTTGTGTGGAGAAGCTGATGCCGCTGAGCTCTTTCTCATCTGCCTTCCACCAGCCCACATACAACAAACAGCCCATGTACCGGAAAGCCATCTTTGAGGCTCTGCAGGTACTGCAGTTGGATTGCGAAATTCACTTTGTGTGGCTAAATCATCTCTGCAGCATACGGTGTGTGCGCATTAGTCACACATCGCTCGGTCGGTGACAAGGTCAGAAGAGCTGCTTTGatgttggatgatggatgatggatggccaGGGATGTTTTTAATCCATTTCATCACACCGATTATAAGCTTCACATTCGCTTCACATTTGCCTCGCTTTGTTGCTTTTTGTCTTGATTCTTTtgatataattgttttttttacacatgtcTAGGTGGCAAGTGTGCGAGCAGGGCGGCCCACTCCTTCCTGCGACCCGAGCGATGATACGGAGGGGGTTGAGCCTCAAACAAGACAGATGATAGAGTGGGCCATGACAGGCTTCTTACCCAGCGGGCCGCAGTCACTGGACCCTCCTGAGGGTACATATACGTCTctctcatacacactcacacatgcacacacacactacaataAAACTTATGTCATCCCCGCAGAGGAGCAGAATCCATACAAAGATGTCTACTCTGAGATGTGGGCAGAACCAGAGGCGGCGTACACTCCTCCCCCCGCTAAGAAGCCTCGCAAGAACGCAGCAGAAAAAGCAAAGATAAGAGAGGTGATCGATGAAGGAACCAGAGGTGAACATACATGGATTGTCAAATTGATTATGAATGGAAATGGGTTGCCATACGTATTTTATTCTGGTCCATTAAGGTATACACCAGCAGTCAAGGGTTCAGACACACTTCCTCATGCTATTGAATGAGAAATAGCGTCCAAACCTTTGACTGCTAGTGTACACACAGCACTCATGTGGCTAAGAACTGATGTGAGACTGTATATCACTACATTAcgttatatatacattatatcatatattatacaatCATTTACTAACACTTCTTTTTGTATTTCTAGAGAGGCTTATACATGAGATTAAAAAGAAGACACGGAACATAGAAGGTAAGGAGTATTGCAATTATTGAAGCCGGACCTGGCATTATACTAGTTACTGTTTGTACCGACTATGACAGAGTATTTGGGCCACAGGGAGTAAAGTTGTACAATTatatgaaataaagtcataatattacaaggaaaaaaactgtACATTTACGACTATTCTCGGAAATCAGAAAAAATCATACattaaataaagtgaaaataaagtcataaatttacgagaaaagtAAATGAAGTTATACTGATGAAATGAAATTGTACCTTTATGAGAAAACTgttgaaatattatgtgaataatgttgtacatttttcgagaaaaaagtcaaaaatttatCAGAAAaccattgtaatattacaaaaaaagtccCAAATTTACGAGAAGTCTtaaattcatgacaaaaaaaggtaatgcattttactttattcaaagaaatgacaaaaaaagttttttttacaagaaaaaaaaagactttattcttggaataaacacaaacaaaattcatgaaaaagtcttaaatttaaaagaaaaaaaattacaaaaatagagcggtaaatttatgtgaaaaaagcctaaatttaccactttgttTACCACtaagaaattacaaaaaatctACGTGAAATAAAGTCGTCAATTTCcaagtaaagtaaataaagttgtacattttcaaGAAAAGAAATCGTACATTTACgtgaaaaacaacataatattacgtgaataaagttgtacattttgcgagagaaaagtcaaaaatgtatcAGAAAaccattgtaatattacaaaaaatttgagaaaaagtcgtaaatttgcgagaaaaaaaagttgtaaatttatgcaaaaaaaatttacgagaaaaagtcatacatttctgactttattttctgAATTGACAGAAAAAGTAGTATTACTATTTTAAAGTCTTACATTTAcgagaaataaagtcataaattcacgagaaaaaagtcacaacattacgagaataaagtactaaatttattctctgaaacaacttttttcccttCTAAAGGTATAACTGTATTCTCCAGTCCATAAGCATGTGCTAAATAAAACGTAAATGACGAAGCTCCAATGTTTGATCCTGGTTCTATATATGCAGTATGTGACTGGTATCATGTGTGTCATTTGTTAGACATCTGCATCTCCTGTGGAAGCCTCAACGTCTCTCTGGAGCATCCTCTCTTCATGGGAGCAATGTGCCAGGGCTGCAAAGTAAGACCATAAACCCAGGAACGAGGGTGGGAGTTTATTTTAGTCACTCTCTTCTGTCTCACGAGAGATGCCCTGATTGGCCAATAGCGAGTATACATATGGAAAATAGGAGATTTCATGGATTCaacacgtgtttttttttgttagaattcCTTTCTGGAGTGTGCCTACCAGTATGACGACGACGGCTACCAGTCCTACTGCACCATCTGCTGTGGAGGCAGGGAGGTGCTCATGTGTGGAAACAACAACTGCTGTAGGTCAGTAGGCGGCACCAGTGACGGATCCAGCCAcgacccacacacattgttattGTTCATGCCATCCTGCCCTGTCCTTCATTGACAGTTGTGCTTGCATACAGGTGTTTTTGCGTGGAATGTGTGGATCTGTTAGTCGGCGTCGGCTCGGCAGCAGCAGCCATTAAAGAGGACCCTTGGAACTGTTACATGTGTGGGCCAAGAAGCATTTACGGCTTACTGCGACGCCGGGACGACTGGCCTTGCCGCCTTCAACATTTTTTCGCCAATAATCATGAACAAGAGTTTGTATGTATTggcattatattaaaaaaaacacttattttcCATAAACACTTCTTCAACTATGTTATTTTGATTGGCCCCCAGGAGCCTGCCAAGTTGTATACTCCAGTTGCAGCAGAGAagaggcagccaatcagagtcTTATCACTGTTTGATGGCATTGCCACAGGTATGTGTCTGCTTCTTTATAGCGACATGTCACATCATATACTCTCGGAAtatcatgtttgtgtgtttgcacgCAGGTCTCTTGGTGTTGAAGGACCTGGGCCTCCAAGTGGATAAGTACGTAGCGTCCGAGGTGTGTGAAGACTCCATTACTGTTGGCATGGTCAGACACCAAGGACGCATCATGTATGTCGGCGACGTGCGCAACGTAACCCATAAACATGTGAGTCAAAGGTGTTTTTACACCAAGGGcatagtgtgggggggggggtttagatATTTCACTTCAGGTTTTTGTTGTGCTGACAAAGCATAGTTATTCACGTGGGCACCATGGGCGCAACATGCTAACccgtctcaagttcttgttttttaattgcacaagattagacacatgcgacacagaaaatgatatgtaaatgttacacttaggggggaaaaagtgggctaataaattgacaattaAAGCACaaataggttaattggcgactccatattgtccataggtatgaatgtgagtgtgactggttgtttgtctatatgtgccctgtgattgcctggcgaccagtccagggtgtacacggcctctcgcccgaagacagctgggataggctccagcaccccccgcgaccctcgtgaggaaaaagcggtagaaaatgaatgaatgaataatctgtgcagcacttttgaaactctgtttataaaatgtgctatattgggtaatatgaatattatatcatgtctaaatggctctaataatgttaagaagaTCGCAAATTGTTGTGattgttttctatgccataattgcaaaaatattaaatttattaaaaaaaaaaaaattctaaaaacctgaatgaaaagcaggtttccCACCTCTGCTGGCCCCATCTagccacatccgctgccttctgaaccgcagaTTCAGCCGattccctcttctgtgcccttGGCATCCcggagaggagacaaaatgccgGCACTCAACTGCTGAAACCGGTGTGCAATATGTGTTTCAAGCATGGCACAAACCCTCACACGTCATGGTCCACGCAAGCTAGCGTTGAGGCggagtcagaagtggttgcagaaTGCACAAGTTCCTCCTGAACTAAAAGTACTACATAGTTCATTTAGTATCTTCCCAAATCCATACTGAGGAGCTATCCATCCCTAGATTTTGCCAGCACGTTTGGACCGGGGCTTTATAGGATGATATAAATGTTTCATTCtaaacatatttcatattttttgcttaCTTGTTTGTCGTGGACAGTTATGACTCCGCTCCTTATATCTGTCCAGATTGAAGAGTGGGGACCATTTGACCTGGTGATAGGAGGAAGTCCCTGCAATGACCTCTCCATCGTAAACCCTGCACGAAAGGGCCTTTACGGTGAGAAGAACTTTAAGAACTAGAATTACTCAACAAGTACATTGTTCATGTACGTTATATTAAAGTTGCTGTGCTCTCACAGAGGGAACTGGACGCTTGTTTTTTGAGTTCTACCGTCTGTTACACGAGGCTCGACCCAAAGAGGGCGATGAGAGACCTTTCTTCTGGCTCTTTGAGAACGTGGTCGCCATGGGAGTCAGCGACAAGCGGGACATATCACGCTTCTTAGAGGTAGGATGGACAAAATGCTGTCATGTGATCATAACACAAAATAGTAAGTATTGATATTTACAGCACAGTTTCCCTGTGTGGTTATTTATCCTgtttatttggtatttttgttGTGATTATTTAAAGCGGTGGTTCTCAACTGCTTGATCAGGAATTAAAAGTCATTTTGTGTATTAATAATTCAATAgatctatccattcattttctataattCAATGGATCACATAGtaggatataaaaaaaaaacaagacaaaatatttaaatcggtataaatataatttaaataataggaaaaaatatttaaaaaaataactctaaaaatataaaaaaatattaaaaatatatctaaatgtataaaaatataaataaaaataaacactgcCTATTGATATTTACAGCATGTTTCCCTGCGTGGTTATTTATCATGTTTATTTGGTATTTTGTAGTGATTATTTAAAGCGGTGTTTCTCAACTGCTTGATCAGGAATTAAAAGTCATTTTGTGTATTAATAATTCAATACatccttccattcattttctataattCAATAGATCACATAGTAGgcaatacaaaaaaagacaaaatatttaaatcagtataaatataatttaaataataggaaaaaatattttaaaaaataactctaaaaatattaaaaatatatctaaatgtataaaaataaaaataaacactgcCTTTTTGTTCAGTGCAATCCTGTGATGATCGACGCCAAGGAGGTGTCTGCTGCTCACCGTGCTCGATATTTCTGGGGAAACTTGCCTGGCATGTCAAggtgattaaaaataataataatacaagtacACACATTTTATTCACAATACATTTTCCTTTAAAAATCACTCTTTGACCCAATTTTTCCACAAATACAGACCACTGACGGCCATGACGAATGACAAGCTGGACCTGCAAGAGTGTCTGGAGCACGGTCGCACAGCCAAGGTATCAgaatttgtgcatgtgtgtgtttatgtgtttgccCCTGTGAGTGCATGTAAAggtcaaaagtatttaaaatgCTTTGCCTTGCCTGCATAATACTCTAGATCGGATCCATAACTGTTTTTATGTTATCAATAATACAATAGTATAAGTCATATATGTGTTCTATAATATGAGCCAATGATTGCTCACGTGATAGCTTTAGAATTAAAAGagaaatatatgtgtgtgtctttgtgtctgtttgtctttgTACGGTTCTGGATGCAAATTCCAGTTTGAGAAGTTGCGTACGATAACGACTCGCTCCAACTCTGTGAAGCAGGGGAAAGACGAGCATTTCCCCGTCTACATGGACAACAAGGAGGACATCCTCTGGTGCACTGAGATGGAAAGGTACATTTGTGTGTAAATGCTgcaggtttctttttccctttttttgtcattaaaggtCCCGTATTAtactattttctttttaaataagtcTCAGTGTGTTGCccaaaatctagccttgatgctaTCTAACCTatgacaagctaaaactccaCTCTCTGGATCTCACTTCCTGTAATCCCGCCTCTAAGTCCCccccagggaacacatttacagttttatttacgtcttaaatggcttatttactcttatgtctactatattgaggaATACGAGAGTAAAACCATTTAAAGCTACCACTACAATACATCAATGAGACAATAGTCAGTGGTGTGCTGTCCaggaaacaacaacaaggaagtaCTAATATGTGAGTCTGTTGTcttatatatgtcttattttatctgactatatctattatattgggtaatacacatgtaaaggcgactatagggatgttatttcatgtctagagggctctaataatgtttttacagctgccagtagctccaaaacacttttcaattggCTCCCCTAACCCCATTATATTAGGAAGTGGGGTTTGTttttgtagttaggaagcactttggtgaggtgaccaatcacagtggagtagaCGTGCCCGGAGGCGCGGCCATtggtgtaataaattaaaacagaccgttttagcgggaagcacaaatccaaggaaatacatctggaataggtgtagattctagATGATCTAGAAAGTTCTCTGTGCGGATTATTGCGTGTGGCCCAgaggcttagccccctggagatgcacaggatatgaatgaacatagtagacattcaaagaaatccaaaaaatccaaaaaaacaaataaggaacaagaacctggatataactttcccacttttggacagatttagtagagatactcaattgttttaggccaccattaaatgtacacaagtacacacaatctacactgaaAAACCATTCTGTCtggtggacagtgatcaatgatataataatcattattatattattaattagcccattattattactatcatcattcgtcttcttctgattattactacttgtagtagtagtaggctagtattagcctgcttattggcttgcttattagcctgcttgtattttttgtaaaaaaaaaatctataaaaaatatcaaattatttaggggggcttaagaacattttacaaaaaatcaatacatttttttaaattaataaatatctaattatttaggggggcttaagaacattttacaaaaaatcaatacacttttttaaatcaataaaaaatatcaaattatttaggggggcttaagaacattttacaaaaaaacaatacatttttttaatcaataaaaaatatctaattatttaggggggcttaaaaacattttacaaaaaatctaacacatttttaaaaaatcgataaaaaatatcaaattatttaggggggcttaagaacattttacaaaaaatcaatacattttttttaaatcaataaaaaatatccaattattaaggggggcttaagaacatttcacaaaagaatttattaaaaaaatgtaaaaatcaataaaaaaaatctaattattttttaaatcaataaaaaatatctaattatttaggggggcttaagaatattttacaaaaaaatctattaattttttttaaaaatcaataaaaaaatatcgaaTTATTTAGTGGGTTGGCCCCCTAAGTGCCCCTAAAATAGGCGTAATGACGCCACtgtagctgctctttaggagaccacaactcaatacaaagggtaaaaaaatgagcataatgggtccccttcaAGGGGTTGTTAGCAACGGTGGCATAGCTAGGTGAGCTAAAGCGCTAACGTTAAACTAAAATTTGAACAGTAATATCATGCTGGGGTTAGTCTATTAGCTGAAAGCAACCCAAAATGACCTAACTTCAGCTCACATTCCTGTCGCCGACTGACGGATAGTTGGCAGAGCTCCAGGCTTTATTCCAAggtgtgtagtgaagccttttttgTGCGTGCgtaaatttgcataataggggacctttaaaACCTTACTGTTGTAACATTTATTGCAGTACTACTCCAACAGGACGTTGTATAGCGTACGTCCCATCCTGTTCATTGTATAAAAATgatgacgtgtgtgtgtatccagGGTGTTTGGTTTCCCTGTCCACTACACCGACGTGTCCAACATGAGTCGTCTGGCCAGGCAAAGGCTGTTGGGGCGTTCCTGGAGCGTTCCCGTCATCAGGCACCTCTTTGCCCCTCTAAAGGAATACTTCGCCTGCAACTAGTCACGCAACAActcttctcttctctctctctttctcacacacacacacacatttgtgacCGCAGGTAACTGCAGATAGTACACAGCTTGTACATGAAGGTTGGCTGATGCAAACGAAACagatgaccacacacacacacacacacacacacactctgctaACAACTTCATCCCTAGATCTCATATCCCTACATATCATCCATCTACAGGCTAATCTTGCTCCCCAGGTGCTACCTTGCTGACGTACATACTTGCTAGTGTGTatatcttcacacacacacacacacacacacacacacaacaacttCCACTTCCACAAGACCTTAAACTGAtatcttctgctgttttttgcatTAGTTACAGTCTCCACAAAGCACCGACACCAAAAAAGAAACTTGACTAAAGTATAGTGAAGTGAAGGTGCTGTGGTTATCCAAAACatggcatacacacacacatacacacagcttCACATCCGCGGTGCTGGCCAGTCAGTGCCACTTTCATCTTCCTGTTCTTGGTGCTCTCTCAGAGGCGTTCCGGTCTCAGATGTTTCATTTTTTCACTTGCTGCAGTTTTGTGTCCCTAACAGAGTTAAGCCAAATACCGTACTTTCAAGCAGGCACAGATATTACACCAGCTCTTGTGGGGTTGTTTGAGGCCTGGGAGAGAAGGAAAataggaaggaagaaaggagaaggaaaaaaaacagggtaaCAACTTCACTCTTGTAACTTCCCtttagttacaaaaaaaaaaacatcacggAAGTGGATGAGTTAAACTGCACATGGAGGGGGCCAACTAACACTGTAGCATATTTTCCATTCAGTTAAGCAGGATAATGTTGAGAGCCCCCTAGTGGCCAAGTATAGGTAGAATGGTTGATCTTCATGCTTATTTGGTAGGGTTTtaaagaaaaagtgttttaagtTACTTGTCTTTTTAACTGAAAAATGCCCTTTTAATATActctatatttatatacagtagtatAGCCCTTTTAATTATAGAAAATTATAGCATTTATAGCATTAGACAGCTTTTTTATAGCATCATACTAAATGAATTGTCAAGAACTCTGTGTGGTTAGGAGAATCAATTACTTATTATTGGTGGTGAAATGTAGTGCAGTACTTAACTTTGACCAGAGGAGGTGCTGTTGAGTCAGAACTGCATGGTAGCTACGGGGAAGTCAGTGTGGGAAAACCTCTTATGCCAATTTTctaatatttcatttgtgtttttattataggATGAGACCATGCTTCCTTAAGGTTTGCTGCTATGCAGCAAACACACAttgatatgtactgtatatatatgaaaGAACACTTTAATTGTTTGTTATAAAGTGGTAAAATGTCGGATTTAGTAAGTGTAGCATCATAATGAAGTAggataacatgttttttttttatgagtttgCTCTCCCCTATTCTTAGTTTATAATAATCTTCCAGCCTCGGTGTGTATGTTGTGTCATAATACAAAGTATTGTctataaatatactgtagttgTAAGTATAAAATAAGTATCTTGAagtcaaattttattttcattattagaaAAATCATTAGAtcagtaaaaattatttttagtgtTGCATAAGTAATGAAGGTGTTTTGTTTGATAACTAAAAGTGTTTTTCATTGGTATTGTTTAATGTTTTGTTGCGGTTCGAAAAATGGCTCACTTCAGTGAAGTCTAACTCATCCATCAAGATTTTTAAGTCTTTGGAAGACATAattaaaggtcccatattatattattatagtatttgaCAACAATTTTTAAATACGTCTGGCCTGGATGCTGAAACTGCAAAGTGTTGAACGcaagctttgtttgtttgtccataAGTGTGTAGTaccaaaaaaactttttttccacatacgGCCCATCGCAAATCTGCTTTTGTCGAAAATAATAGATGCCATTTtagcaacacaaaaacatatgATAGGATAGTTGgctttttaagatgtgtagcgaagcctcctTATAAACAGTAGTCATAAATGCACCCTAGGGACACGTATTACTGTTATTACATAATAGTGGAGTCCgttttgcataataggggacctttaaaGTCCACGTAAATCAGCAAAAGTGTGACGATTGAGTGAAAAACAGCCTCTCTTTGTGCCTCAGCCTCTTGTGCTCTGctcccgcaaaaaaaaaaaaaacatttttgcagcTTGCTTGACTTCGTTGGGATACAAAATGTtctcatgaaaaacatccagTGAAACCAGACCTTGACTCTGTGGACACTATACTAGCTTTTTATGTAGGGCTGCCTTGTCAGTAGTGGGATCCACTTATCCCCTCCATAGGAAATTGAACACAAGACAACAGGGAACATTTCTCCTTCAGTCTGGTGCTTTTTGGTCCAAAGtcgaccaatttttttttttttttctctattgaAAGCCTTCCACTGCTCTGACCTTCCTCAGAAACCAGCTAACAACTGGACGCAAACACACGCAGTCGACACACAATCAAAACACAATACAGTACAACAATAAGCCAGCAGTTttgtctcttgtttttttttttcctccatcatGTTTACTCTCTGTTTATACAACCAAACTTCAGGTGCTTTTTTCAACCAACCTTCAGGTGCTTTTTTCAActctgctctttaatacagtgcTCTTGCAGGTTacgcagacaaacacacataaacatacacacaagcaaacacacaGTTGCTGGAAACACATTCGGCGCGGTGCTGATTTACTCTCAAATGCACACATTGCGTAGTCACTGTGTTTCTGCAGGACGGCCCGTCGCCACCTGGCCTTCTATGGCACGGCTgggtatgacatcatcaccctGCGCCGCATTGGTGCTCCctcccccgcctctcccccttTCCTTACACCCTCAGATACTGCATGTCAGTCTGTCAGTGTAATCTCATGTTAGATTAGAgagtaatgatgatgataataatggtagtattaattacaataataatccgttattgtgtgtgtgtgtgtgtgcgtgtgtgtgtgtgtgtactgttcCAGGTCGGTGCTCAGTTAAGCCAGCCTAGAGGGGAGAGAAGCTAGAGACTGCAGATATTACAGTTAGTTGTAGTGACTTTGTCTTGTCTATGCTAGGACGTCAGGAGGTAAGAGACACTCTCAAACAAGAAATGTGTTGGTAAAACCCGCAgaatatgcctttaaacgtcaCACGGAAAGCTCTTATCATGCATGATGACTTCAGTAAATATCGCAGAAATTCAATAACCAGTGCCACACTAATATTAGCTCAGTGAGCATCTAAAAACAGGGCTGTTCAGCTAGCACAGTTTCACAAAGCAAAGGACCAAGACTTCTTCAtacaaggggtgtccaaacatgtcctgtatttttcttttccaaGTTCTGTTAACCCTTTTTTGTAAACTTGTATGCACAAATGGTGAAATCGGTCCTACCTCgtaatgttaaagaatcctttaaaacAATCCTTGATCCAGACGCCCATCCGGATCACCCACAAATTTTAGcgagttcttccatatcccatatCCGACAATCtttgaaaatttcatccaaatccatttggAACTTTTCAAGATATTTTAAACATGAACAAACATAAGtgtcgggggaaaaaaaaacggaaccTCTACGCTGTGCTTGGGAGAAGTAACAAAGTTTCAtcgtcaaatgtttttttggaatccttttttcattcattcattttctaccgcttatcatcacgagggcatgctggagcctatcccagctgtcttcaagcgagaggctgggtgcaccctggactggtcgccagccaatcacagggcacatatagacaaacaaccattcacactcacattcatacctatggacaatttggagtcgccaattaacctagcatgtttttggaatgtgggaggaaaccggagtacccggaaaaaaaacccacgcatgcacggggagaacatgcaaactcatgaGTGCGGAATCAAATCCGAGtctcgctaaccacttggctaccgtgcagccaaaaacctgtttgcaatcTTCTTAATACCATttctaaaattattagagccttccagacatgaaacaacacccctatagtcatctgtTCACTCATTTGAGAGTGAGTCAGTTGTGATAGTGTGTAGTATTGCAGGGGgggaccggagtacccggagaaaacccatgcatacacatacaaactccacacagagatgccctaggtggaatcaaactcgggttttctagttgtgtggccttcacgctaaccactcgtacctTCAGCAGGGTAATGATTATTTCACAGATGAACAGATAGCCAAAGATTGTGTATATAACAAAGATCTCCATTTACTGGTCGATCTACTTTCCGACTATCacttatggtcatgagcttcgGGTAGGAGATTTCGCTGTACTGTGGCTACGGTTCTCCTTTAGAGATACAGTAAAGTGAGAAACTCGGAGTAGAACTACTGCTCCATCTTGTCAGGGTGCCCCCGAACACCTCCTCAGGGAGCTGTTTGGGGCACGTCCAACTGGTAGGACTGGCTGGGGAGAGGGAATTCTGTCCTCTGATGAGCGGTAgatgatggaatgatggatgctCATCACTAATGATACTTCAAAATCAGCGGCTGCCATCTTATGGAGTTCATTAAAAAACTACATCAAGAGGTTGCCCACAGCCGCAGAGCATCACCTGTACAGTTGATAAAGGGGGTGACAGTTCACGCCTGGAATTTTCAACCTT
Protein-coding regions in this window:
- the LOC131106801 gene encoding DNA (cytosine-5)-methyltransferase 3A-like isoform X6, which translates into the protein MPSNSPAATELPQMPDNKTSNNVAERRAYREAEMSMMDDLSEADFQKEDEPASPEPPPSQQQTDPASPIVAVTPEPVARGDQATPREIEYQDGRGFGIGTLVFGKLRGFSWWPGRIVSWWMSGRSRAADGTRWVMWFGDGKFSVVCVEKLMPLSSFSSAFHQPTYNKQPMYRKAIFEALQVASVRAGRPTPSCDPSDDTEGVEPQTRQMIEWAMTGFLPSGPQSLDPPEEEQNPYKDVYSEMWAEPEAAYTPPPAKKPRKNAAEKAKIREVIDEGTRERLIHEIKKKTRNIEDICISCGSLNVSLEHPLFMGAMCQGCKNSFLECAYQYDDDGYQSYCTICCGGREVLMCGNNNCCRCFCVECVDLLVGVGSAAAAIKEDPWNCYMCGPRSIYGLLRRRDDWPCRLQHFFANNHEQEFEPAKLYTPVAAEKRQPIRVLSLFDGIATGLLVLKDLGLQVDKYVASEVCEDSITVGMVRHQGRIMYVGDVRNVTHKHIEEWGPFDLVIGGSPCNDLSIVNPARKGLYEGTGRLFFEFYRLLHEARPKEGDERPFFWLFENVVAMGVSDKRDISRFLECNPVMIDAKEVSAAHRARYFWGNLPGMSRPLTAMTNDKLDLQECLEHGRTAKFEKLRTITTRSNSVKQGKDEHFPVYMDNKEDILWCTEMERVFGFPVHYTDVSNMSRLARQRLLGRSWSVPVIRHLFAPLKEYFACN
- the LOC131106801 gene encoding DNA (cytosine-5)-methyltransferase 3A-like isoform X4 yields the protein MPSNSPAATELPQMPDNKTSNNVSEDGAEQDSPEEATQGTPPNKRRVGRPSRKRKPFLPGETGRLRRKPVPRVTFQAGDPYYISRRQKEEWLSRWKMEAERRAYREAEMSMMDDLSEADFQKEDEPASPEPPPSQQQTDPASPIVAVTPEPVARGDQATPREIEYQDGRGFGIGTLVFGKLRGFSWWPGRIVSWWMSGRSRAADGTRWVMWFGDGKFSVVCVEKLMPLSSFSSAFHQPTYNKQPMYRKAIFEALQVASVRAGRPTPSCDPSDDTEGVEPQTRQMIEWAMTGFLPSGPQSLDPPEEEQNPYKDVYSEMWAEPEAAYTPPPAKKPRKNAAEKAKIREVIDEGTRERLIHEIKKKTRNIEDICISCGSLNVSLEHPLFMGAMCQGCKNSFLECAYQYDDDGYQSYCTICCGGREVLMCGNNNCCRCFCVECVDLLVGVGSAAAAIKEDPWNCYMCGPRSIYGLLRRRDDWPCRLQHFFANNHEQEFEPAKLYTPVAAEKRQPIRVLSLFDGIATGLLVLKDLGLQVDKYVASEVCEDSITVGMVRHQGRIMYVGDVRNVTHKHIEEWGPFDLVIGGSPCNDLSIVNPARKGLYEGTGRLFFEFYRLLHEARPKEGDERPFFWLFENVVAMGVSDKRDISRFLECNPVMIDAKEVSAAHRARYFWGNLPGMSRPLTAMTNDKLDLQECLEHGRTAKFEKLRTITTRSNSVKQGKDEHFPVYMDNKEDILWCTEMERVFGFPVHYTDVSNMSRLARQRLLGRSWSVPVIRHLFAPLKEYFACN